GTGGCGCTGATCCGGTGCGGCGCGGCGGCGATCTTCGCGTCCGGCTTGCCGCGTTTCAGATGCAGCGGCGGCAGCACGAACTGTTTGACGGCCTTTGCTTCGGCGGGCGTGAGGATGGCTTCGAGCGGTTCGTAGCGGACCACGTCGTCGCTCTTTGCGAGCGACGCGGCACGGCGGGCGAGTTCGTGGCTTTCGGCGATCACGGCGAACACTGGCTGGCCGAGGTACAGCACTTCGTCGACGGCAAGAATCGGGTCGTCGTGCAGCACCGGGCCGCAGTTGTTCTCGCCGGGAATGTCTTCGGCGGTCAGCACGGCGATCACGCCCGGCGCCTTCCTGACCGCGTCCAGATCCATCGACACGATCCGCGCGTGGGCATGGCGCGACAGGCCGAGCGCCGCGTGCAAGGTGCCTTGCAGCTCAGGCACGTCGTCCGTGTAGGTGGCTTCGCCGCTCACATGCAGCGCGGCCGATTCATGCGGCAGCGATACGCCGATCGATGCGTCGCTCTCGTGAGCGACGTGCCTGGCAGCGTGTTCGACGAAAGCATCGGTCCGGTTCATCACGAAGGCTCCTTCGCAACGGCGGCGTCCGGCGCGCCGGCTTCGAACGCGAACGCATTCACGTCGAAGAGGGCGAGCGGCGCGTCATCGCGCGTTTCGAGGTGGAAGCGCCACAGTACGTTGCGCGCCACCTTCAGTCGATAGGCGCTCGATGCGCGCATGTCCGTGAGCGGCTGGTAATCGGCGACGAGCGCATGCATGGCTTGCCGCGCGGTGCTTTCGTCCCATGTTGCGCCATTCAGGACGGCTTCGGTTTGCGCGGCCCGCTTCGGCGTGGCCGCCATGCCGCCGAACGCGATGCGGGCTTGCTGAATGACGCCGTTTTCGCCCAGGTGCAGCGCGAACGCCGCGCACACGGCCGAAATGTCCTGATCGTAGCGTTTCGACACTTTGTAGGTGCGAAAGCGCAGATTGCCGGCCGGCCGCGGCACGCGCAGCGCCGCGACGAATTCGCCGGCGACGAGCGCGGTCTTCTGATAGCCGAGATAGAACGCGTCGAGCGGCAGCGTGCGTGTTTTCGGACCGTGGCGCAACACGACTTGCGCGCCGAGAGCGAGCAGCGCCGGCATCGAATCGCCGATCGGCGAGCCGTTCGCGACGTTGCCGCCGAGCGTGCCGGCATTGCGGATCGGCAGCGACGCGAAACGCGTCCACAGTTCGGCGAGTTCGGGATAATCGACCGCGAGTGCGGCGTACGCGTCTTCGAGCGTGACGGCGGCGCCGATCGTCAGCGTCTGCGCATCGCGCCCGATCGTCTTCAATTCAGCGACGTTGCCGATGTACAGAATGTCGCCGAGATCGCGGAATTGCTTGGTGACCCACAGGCCGACGTCGGTGCTGCCGGCGAGCAAACGCGCTTGCGGATGTTCGGCGCGCAGCCTGGCAAATGCATCGAGCGAGACCGGCGCGTAGAAGGTGGGCGAGCCGAACGCGGCGCCGCGCGTGTCGGCAGCGTGGTATTCG
The nucleotide sequence above comes from Paraburkholderia sp. FT54. Encoded proteins:
- the xdhA gene encoding xanthine dehydrogenase small subunit — protein: MTTQTIRFYHQGSVREVAGVPASRTVLQHLREDLHCTGTKEGCAEGDCGACTVVIGELDAHGGLALKAVNACIQFLPTLDGKALFTVEDLRAADGALHPVQQAMVDCHGSQCGFCTPGFVMSMWALYENQPAAAGLPTRDEINAALSGNLCRCTGYRPIVDASQKMFDYPQYPRVTLDRKLVADQLRELQRRDTFEYHAADTRGAAFGSPTFYAPVSLDAFARLRAEHPQARLLAGSTDVGLWVTKQFRDLGDILYIGNVAELKTIGRDAQTLTIGAAVTLEDAYAALAVDYPELAELWTRFASLPIRNAGTLGGNVANGSPIGDSMPALLALGAQVVLRHGPKTRTLPLDAFYLGYQKTALVAGEFVAALRVPRPAGNLRFRTYKVSKRYDQDISAVCAAFALHLGENGVIQQARIAFGGMAATPKRAAQTEAVLNGATWDESTARQAMHALVADYQPLTDMRASSAYRLKVARNVLWRFHLETRDDAPLALFDVNAFAFEAGAPDAAVAKEPS